A stretch of the Phycodurus eques isolate BA_2022a chromosome 15, UOR_Pequ_1.1, whole genome shotgun sequence genome encodes the following:
- the zgc:162472 gene encoding transcription factor TFIIIB component B'' homolog isoform X2, with protein sequence MFRRSRFSVRPNVGGAGRTPAPLQEAALVSQETKEAPKDVDENVPTSAATDTKPVEAPVAKAPVPSDANDPSGDGTSSSAAVQRRKRFSVKPRVAPGRLATLPRTPKSPVKVGSQSPLKISNLKPKTPPQAAPLGVQSLTPPEAEPVVTSCDGLGSAAPATADHSPKGNKKIEKVWSGGSLTKVPPRPPYKVAPLDKEAAALSEKARTLLSSKSRKSPSIPRFSLSRLLNDPSDIQRLEKAQKLRELLRQEMRKEKGAKRAKRKHVKEYALDPSKMIMRDLIHYLPLSNPMSSSVEDDTQENETVVPFSPRREKSPERVQKPDPEAVVKTGSQAVEEQEEAAEEEEEEDEEALMVPRVKVAEDGTLILDEESLTVEVQRAKGPNPAEDRDPIFERGSTTTYSSFRASTYCKPWTSEETDMFFLAISMVGTDFSMIGQLFHNRTRAEIRNKFKREERQNSWRIDKAFRERRKLDIEYFSKLLEKILEVQANRKKLKSLVEKNAPKKRQRRSKVAKDKAFVDELIDSEGDEDDGEIDGFCSSEAEDGEKENDELCKDGKALVSKTKSKRKRQSAEDVSAAKLKKMKSKAGEKSDEEDNACIPEDTEAAFSQAQPDSQVCESTGTDESSEHASVKPAKLSRGGAAKPVLPLGRKWSKKLQPPPPPVANAEDDASAKDNDGVMNEDSKEQMNNETSSPARGASEEEEEGGDDGASSGDDFSAKPAKPTRYGRVPKPPSLLNYPTKEEKPTSTPEPKCASKRARSAKAPSAALLSKKSKLITLRASQSESSDNEVEEQAQQRDDEEAFVPASLRSPSVVIPQNVIDYLSFEHNEVSEMDSYNEAAQMLLAIGNGVDLSQSDTMHDQGTDIALESGDEPNKLLEEEIAELIEKNCSSPIPSASSDHRVTPTNENSTSVPTKTESSPQRTVSGPDLSPTAPSGPQSRRGHSSEVKPKPNLAKVSRTAHSKSQPEASPVKSAVACLSPLLSKETASMIGKCDQPSENQTCDLTKANFDLSLELAAIEAKSTNAESGPNYGAALDVAVTEPQTGESNTPLVQKSGDHDSVRQDVLESQKSFEVQETRTRFPKVKPKPNISKLSRRARFKPQTTNETSLSANMESTCKTTADVDPQLASLETQDESISSTLTPIINIGSSVIPSEELNSSVEKNKAGAGHAARETKPTDSKIVESVHNYEMASDAEATESQAKESKAPVDQEGGDHDCNLQELPECQTPSKVISTHQTRGSRFPKVKPKPNLSQLSRNEQLKPETSKESSPSRNLGSTCKTIAQIEPQAACTSSFEAPRQSTSPASTVTPIMNSSASMIQSEELTSSEEKMVAVEHAAGDTKSTDADEVESGQNNESVSEPKEQESKAPLVQEGGDHATAMQAESEYQKPRTVLPLQQTWRSRFKRIKPNLPQMSRMSQSKPQLTKETCQSEVESQPTCTLSLGTSAQSASSTSNVTSIMNLSSSVMPSKEQTSSEKNMLGIGLAAGDKTSADPETVESGCNNETAEVIEPQAQELTKALDQEGEDYDKALPECQKLSEVVSAQQTRRSRFPKVKPKPNVCTSRTAHAKPQTTKEISLSPNLDSTCIKTAKVQTQPAGTSVELPIQSTSSASTVTPIINLGASMIPSEELTPSEQKMAGIGLAAGDTESTNSETIGSVCKNAVSSDAVLAEPQAEESNTLLDQEGGDHVSSLQELLKCQKPSEVVSAHQTTSRFSMVKPKPNLCSSRSAQAKLRTTKEIIPSPNLESTCKTTAEVQSQSISTFSLKSPSQSMGCASTVTPIMNFGTSTIHSEELTPGEQTMAGVRLAAGDPLSTDPETVESVRNNEAASDATVKETNAEESNKPLDQESGDHDNTVQELPERQNPSKVVSRRSRFPKVKPNLPRIPRGSLSKSQNTKETSPSSDPGSTCKSTAEVESQPTCSFSLQKQTVSSSTVTPITNLNSTFMPSEEISSSEKILGPESAARDLNSTFAEAVQSGCGYEAAAQSTSETCQNVPPSAMTSSADNIDQEDSEASKHSQEIIQRRRRLPKIKPNLRSPARATLQSKDGLDKPSKVTSDCQTVPTRSEARPQRASNEVVSMEMSMSTRPQAQSGETPTVGEETASNVAPHQETVTMTGPLNSTTEAPSLNIPLPDSVLESSGTSEANLVTAEAQIPKCTENTSLPKTSTTRRSRLVKPKPNLGHDTQPSRQEAVKAGSDAIDTSGPQEQTTVLHTPVEGADDQVKDACSTLASETRAPECPIQNESASSCTGFYQTSASLSIFPDTLLVPSDPDEPFFTLSLVEVPLDESPPQVPQADLTTQQSLPADSGVAGTGGSQPGVLCEEMGVSTSAVVEHPVLPAPPAESEDKAASAVTVSPKRRPKGFLSFLSGTKSTAPSNESRRGKAASCRPNVSKPMPRKRPTAPTASPRPTTAQTTEEPKPLIPCTIASQPSPSPSLTASEVSVCRDDSSVAVQEEPTNVSQYFLSDIFTEVEET encoded by the exons ATGTTTCGCCGCTCGAGGTTCAGCGTTCGTCCCAACGTGGGCGGGGCCGGGAGGACGCCGGCTCCACTACAGGAAGCCGCCCTGGTGAGTCAGGAGACCAAAGAGGCTCCGAAAGACGTCGACGAAAATGTGCCGACCTCTGCGGCGACCGACACCAAGCCAGTTGAAGCTCCTGTGGCTAAAGCTCCCGTCCCGAG TGATGCAAATGATCCAAGTGGGGATGGTACCAGCTCCTCGGCTGCTGTCCAGCGGAGGAAGCGCTTCTCTGTCAAGCCCAGAGTGGCGCCAGGCCGCCTCGCCACCCTCCCTCGAACGCCCAAGTCCCCCGTCAAGGTGGGCTCTCAAAGTCCCCTCAAAATTTCAAACCTCAAGCCAAAAACTCCACCCCAAGCGGCACCGTTGGGAGTCCAGTCGCTGACGCCGCCTGAAGCCGAGCCCGTCGTCACCTCTTGTGATGGTTTAGGATCAGCAGCTCCCGCCACCGCTGACCACTCtccaaaaggaaacaaaaaaatagagaaGGTATGGTCAGGCGGCAGTCTCACCAAAGTTCCTCCCAGGCCACCGTACAAAGTGGCCCCGCTGGACAAAGAAGCTGCGGCACTGTCGGAGAAAGCAAGGACTCTCCTGTCGTCGAAGAGCAGGAAGTCTCCGTCGATTCCCCGATTCTCCCTGAGTCGACTTTTGAACGACCCGTCAGACATTCAGAGACTGGAAAAGGCTCAGAAGCTCCGCGAACTGCTCAGACAGGAGATGCGGAAAGAAAAG GGTGCCAAGAGAGCAAAGAGGAAGCATGTCAAGGAATACGCTTTGGATCCCTCCAAAATGATCATGAGAGATCTCATCCACTACCTGCCTTTGTCCAACCCCATGTC GTCGAGTGTAGAAGACGACACTCAGGAGAACGAGACCGTGGTTCCGTTTTCCCCAAGGAGAGAAAA ATCGCCAGAAAGAGTGCAGAAACCGGACCCAGAAGCTGTGGTGAAGACGGGTTCCCAGGCGGTGGAGGAACAGGAGGAGgcagcggaggaggaggaggaggaagacgaggaggcacTGATGGTGCCGCGGGTCAAAGTCGCTGAAGACGGCACGCTGATCCTGGATGAGGAGAG CTTGACTGTGGAGGTCCAGAGAGCTAAAGGGCCGAACCCGGCGGAGGACCGAGACCCCATCTTTGAGCGCGGCTCTACCACCACGTACTCCAGTTTCAGGGCGTCCACCTACTGCAAGCCTTGGACCAGCGAAG AGACGGACATGTTCTTCCTGGCGATCAGCATGGTGGGAACGGACTTCTCCATGATCGGCCAACTTTTTCATAACAGAACTCGAGCTGAGATAAGG AACAAATTTAAAAGAGAAGAGCGGCAGAACTCCTGGAGAATTGACAAAGCTTTCC GAGAGCGACGCAAGCTAGACATTGAGTATTTCTCCAAGCTTCTGGAGAAGATTCTAGAAGTCCAGGCCAACAGGAAGAAGCTCAAGTCGCTGGTGGAGAAGAACGCCCCCAAGAAGCGCCAGAGGCGATCAAAGGTCGCAAAGG ATAAAGCGTTTGTGGACGAGCTCATTGACAGCGAGGGGGACGAAGACGACGGAGAGATTGATGGCTTCTGCAGCTCCGAGGCGGAGGACGGAGAGAAAGAGAATGACGAGCTCTGCAAGGATGGGAAAGCCCTTGTCTCGAAGACCAAGAGCAAACGCAAACGCCAGAGTGCGGAGGACGTCTCAGCTGCAAAACTAAAGAAGATGAAAAGCAAAGCGGGAGAAAAGAGCGACGAAGAAG ACAATGCCTGCATACCCGAAGACACAGAAGCAGCCTTTTCTCAAGCTCAACCCGATTCGCAAGT GTGCGAAAGTACGGGGACGGACGAGTCATCCGAGCACGCTTCAGTCAAACCCGCCAAACTCTCACGAGGAGGAGCAGCCAAACCAGTCCTGCCCCTCGGCCGAAAGTGGAGTAAAAAGCTTcagcctcctcctccccccgtCGCGAATGCAGAAGATGATGCATCCGCTAAAGACAATGATGGTGTGATGAACGAAGACTCGAAAGAGCAG ATGAACAATGAGACATCATCACCTGCAAGAGGAGccagcgaggaggaggaggagggtggtgaTGATGGTGCTTCATCTGGTGATGATTTCTCTGCTAAACCTGCAAAACCCACTAG GTATGGGAGAGTTCCCAAGCCTCCCAGCCTCTTAAATTATCCCACCAAGGAAGAAAAGCCCACCTCTACACCTGAGCCAAAGTGCGCCTCCAAGAGGGCCAGATCGGCCAAGGCACCATCAGCTGCACTGCTGTCCAAAAAGTCCAAACTTATTACCCTCAGAGCATCTCAGTCTGAATCCAGCGACAATGAGGTGGAGGAACAGGCACAGCAGAGGGACGATGAAGAAGCGTTCGTGCCCGCCAGCCTGCGCTCTCCCTCGGTTGTCATCCCACAG AATGTTATCGACTACCTGTCTTTTGAACATAACGAAG TGTCTGAGATGGATAGCTACAACGAGGCTGCGCAAATGCTGCTGGCCATCGGCAATGGGGTTGACCTCTCTCAGTCGGACACCATGCATGATCAGGGAACAG ACATAGCATTGGAGAGTGGAGATGAGCCCAACAAACTCTTGGAGGAAGAGATAGCAGAATTAATCGAGAAAAACTGCTCCAGCCCAATCCCGTCTGCGTCATCGGACCATAGAGTCACACCGACGAATGAGAATTCCACCTCAGTGCCCACAAAAACGGAATCTTCACCTCAGAGAACTGTTTCAGGCCCTGACTTAAGCCCTACTGCGCCATCGGGCCCACAGAGCAGAAGAGGTCACTCATCTGAGGTGAAACCAAAACCTAACCTTGCTAAAGTCTCAAGGACCGCACATTCCAAATCCCAACCAGAAGCATCACCAGTAAAGTCTGCTGTGGCGTGTCTTTCTCCCCTCCTTTCTAAAGAAACAGCCTCTATGATAGGAAAGTGTGATCAACCCTCAGAAAACCAGACTTGTGACTTAACAAAAGCCAATTTTGACTTGAGCTTGGAACTGGCTGCCATAGAAGCCAAGTCCACAAATGCTGAAAGTGGTCCTAATTACGGGGCCGCATTAGATGTCGCAGTCACAGAACCACAAACTGGTGAGTCAAACACACCGTTGGTACAAAAGAGTGGAGATCATGACAGTGTCAGGCAAGATGTACTTGAAAGTCAGAAATCATTTGAAGTTCAGGAGACCAGGACTCGATTCCCAAAGGTCAAACCAAAACCAAATATTTCAAAGTTATCAAGACGTGCACGGTTTAAACCTCAGACCACAAATGAAACGAGCCTGTCTGCAAATATGGAATCCACCTGTAAAACAACAGCTGACGTAGACCCACAGCTAGCTTCTTTAGAGACACAAGATGAAAGCATCAGTTCAACTCTGACACCAATCATTAACATAGGCTCCAGTGTAATACCTTCAGAGGAACTGAATTCTAGTGTGGAGAAGAATAAGGCAGGTGCTGGACATGCTGCTAGAGAGACAAAGCCCACAGATTCTAAAATAGTTGAAAGTGTTCATAATTATGAGATGGCATCTGATGCAGAAGCCACAGAATCACAGGCTAAAGAGTCAAAGGCACCTGTAGACCAAGAAGGTGGAGATCATGACTGCAACTTGCAGGAATTACCTGAATGTCAGACCCCGAGTAAAGTTATTTCCACTCATCAGACCAGGGGGAGTCGATTCCCAAAGGTCAAACCAAAACCAaacctttcccagctatcaagAAATGAACAGTTGAAACCTGAAACCTCAAAAGAAAGTAGCCCGTCTCGAAACCTGGGATCCACCTGCAAAACAATAGCTCAAATAGAACCACAGGCAGCTTGCACTTCCTCCTTTGAGGCACCGCGTCAAAGCACCAGTCCTGCTTCAACTGTGACACCAATCATGAACTCAAGCGCCAGTATGATACAGTCAGAGGAACTGACTTCTAGTGAAGAGAAGATGGTAGCCGTTGAACATGCTGCAGGAGACACAAAATCCACAGACGCTGATGAAGTTGAAAGTGGTCAGAATAACGAGTCAGTATCTGAACCCAAAGAGCAAGAGTCAAAGGCACCTCTGGTCCAAGAAGGTGGAGATCATGCCACTGCCATGCAAGCAGAATCAGAATATCAGAAACCAAGAACAGTTTTGCCACTTCAGCAGACCTGGAGAAGTAGATTCAAAAGGATCAAACCAAACCTTCCACAGATGTCAAGAATGTCACAATCTAAACCTCAACTCACAAAAGAAACTTGTCAGTCTGAGGTAGAATCACAGCCAACTTGTACCCTCTCTCTTGGGACCTCTGCTCAGAGTGCCAGTTCAACTTCTAATGTGACGTCAATCATGAACTTAAGCTCTAGTGTGATGCCTTCAAAGGAACAGACTTCTAGTGAAAAGAATATGCTTGGCATTGGACTTGCCGCAGGTGACAAAACCTCCGCAGATCCTGAAACAGTCGAAAGTGGTTGTAATAATGAAACTGCAGAAGTCATAGAACCACAGGCTCAAGAGCTAACGAAAGCTTTGGACCAAGAAGGTGAAGATTATGACAAGGCCCTACCTGAATGTCAGAAACTGAGTGAGGTGGTTTCCGCTCAACAGACCAGGAGGAGTCGATTTCCAAAGGTCAAACCAAAACCAAACGTATGTACATCAAGAACTGCACATGCTAAACCTCAAACCACAAAAGAAATTAGCTTGTCTCCAAATCTTGACTCCACCTGCATAAAAACAGCTAAAGTACAAACACAGCCAGCTGGCACCTCTGTCGAGTTACCAATTCAAAGCACTAGTTCTGCTTCAACTGTGACGCCAATCATAAACTTAGGTGCCAGTATGATACCTTCAGAGGAACTGACTCCTAGTGAGCAGAAAATGGCAGGCATTGGACTTGCCGCGGGAGACACAGAGTCCACAAATTCCGAAACAATTGGGAGTGTTTGTAAAAATGCAGTGTCATCTGATGCAGTACTTGCAGAACCACAGGCGGAAGAGTCAAATACACTTTTGGACCAAGAAGGTGGAGATCATGTTAGTAGCTTGCAGGAGTTACTCAAATGTCAGAAACCGAGTGAAGTTGTGTCTGCTCATCAGACCACGAGTCGATTCTCTATGGTCAAACCAAAACCAAACCTATGCTCATCAAGAAGCGCACAAGCTAAACTTCGAACCACAAAAGAAATTATCCCATCTCCAAATCTTGAATCCACCTGCAAAACAACAGCTGAAGTACAATCACAGTCAATTAGCACCTTCTCTCTCAAGTCACCAAGTCAAAGCATGGGTTGTGCGTCAACTGTGACACCAATCATGAACTTCGGCACCAGTACGATACATTCAGAGGAACTGACTCCTGGTGAGCAAACAATGGCAGGCGTTAGACTTGCTGCAGGTGACCCACTCTCCACAGATCCTGAAACAGTTGAAAGTGTTCGTAATAATGAGGCGGCATCTGATGCAACAGTCAAAGAAACAAATGCTGAAGAGTCAAATAAACCTTTGGACCAAGAAAGTGGCGATCATGACAATACCGTGCAAGAGTTACCTGAACGTCAGAATCCCAGTAAAGTTGTTTCTAGGAGGAGTCGATTTCCAAAGGTGAAACCAAACCTTCCCCGGATACCAAGAGGTTCACTGTCCAAATctcaaaacacaaaagaaactAGCCCATCTTCAGATCCTGGATCCACCTGCAAATCAACAGCTGAAGTAGAATCACAGCCGACTTGCTCATTCTCCCTGCAGAAGCAAACAGTCAGTTCTTCAACCGTGACGCCTATCACAAACTTAAACTCCACTTTTATGCCTTCAGAGGAAATCTCTTCTAGTGAGAAGATATTAGGTCCTGAATCCGCGGCCAGAGACTTAAATTCCACATTTGCCGAAGCAGTTCAAAGTGGTTGTGGTTATGAGGCAGCAGCACAGTCAACGTCTGAGACTTGTCAAAATGTTCCACCCAGTGCAATGACATCTTCAGCTGACAATATAGATCAGGAAGACTCTGAGGCATCAAAACACTCTCAAGAAATCATTCAAAGACGGCGACGTCTCCCCAAGATCAAACCCAATCTGAGATCCCCTGCTCGAGCAACATTGCAGTCAAAGGATGGACTAGACAAACCCTCCAAAGTAACATCCGACTGTCAAACAGTGCCAACAAGAAGTGAGGCAAGGCCACAGCGTGCCAGCAATGAGGTTGTCTCCATGGAAATGTCCATGTCGACTAGGCCTCAAGCGCAGAGTGGTGAAACACCAACAGTTGGCGAGGAAACGGCGAGCAATGTTGCTCCTCATCAGGAGACTGTGACAATGACTGGTCCTTTAAATTCCACAACTGAAGCCCCCTCCTTAAACATCCCATTGCCAGATTCAGTCCTGGAAAGTTCTGGAACCAGTGAAGCAAATCTAGTGACCGCAGAGGCTCAAATCCCCAAATG CACCGAGAATACTTCATTGCCCAAAACCTCCACAACGAGACGGAGCAGGCTGGTAAAACCCAAACCCAACCTTGGACACGACACTCAACCGTCCCGACAAGAGGCAGTCAAAGCCGGATCAG ATGCCATCGACACTTCTGGTCCTCAAGAGCAAACGACTGTCCTGCATACGCCAGTAGAGGGAGCTGATGATCAAGTTAAGGATGCCTGCTCTACATTGGCAAGTGAGACAAGAGCGCCAGAGTGCCCCATCCAG AATGAATCAGCGTCGTCATGCACGGGATTCTACCAAACGTCTGCGAGTCTCTCAATATTTCCAGACA CGCTGTTAGTACCGTCGGATCCAGACGAGCCCTTCTTCACCCTGTCCCTGGTAGAAGTCCCGTTGGATGAGTCTCCTCCTCAGGTCCCACAAGCAGATCTAACCACGCAGCAAAG CCTTCCTGCGGACAGTGGGGTGGCAGGAACGGGCGGTTCCCAACCTGGCGTCCTCTGTGAAGAGATGGGTGTCTCCACG AGTGCAGTCGTGGAGCATCCAGTGCTACCAGCGCCACCTGCAGAAAGTGAAGACAAGGCCGCCTCAGCAGTGACAGTTTCTCCCAAAAG GAGACCGAAAGGCTTCCTTTCCTTCCTGTCTGGGACAAAAAGCACTGCCCCGTCCAATGAATCACGGCGAGGCAAAGCCGCTTCCTGCCGACCGAACGTTAGTAAACCCATGCCCAGAAAGCGGCCTACGGCGCCAACTGCATCCCCCCGACCGACCACCGCACAAACGACAGAGGAGCCCAAGCCATTAATACCCTGTACAATAGCATCACAACCATCACCTAGTCCCTCTCTCACTGCATCTGAA gtTTCCGTGTGTCGTGACGACAGCAGCGTGGCGGTCCAAGAGGAGCCCACCAATGTCTCTCAGTACTTCCTAAGTGACATTTTCACTGAAGTGGAGGAGACGTGA